In a single window of the Delftia tsuruhatensis genome:
- the bamA gene encoding outer membrane protein assembly factor BamA, whose product MTKRINRLGVRAASTLAAMVLAANAAWALEPFRVQDIRIEGLQRVEPGTVFASIPLRVGDQYDDDKGAAAIRSLFALGLFKDIRLEANGNVLVVVVEERPTIAEVNFAGTKEFDKETLQKAMRDVGLAEGRPFDKALADRAEQELKRQYINRSLYGAEVVTTVTPIERNRVNLTFTVTEGEPARINEIHIVGNKAFSESTLKDLFDQDTGNWMSWYTKSDRYARNKLNADLETLRSYYLQRGYLEFRVDSTQVAISPDKQTISLTVNIHEGERFVVSGVKLEGNYLDRDDEFKSLVKIKPGEPYNADQVTATTKAFTEHFGNFGFAFARVEAVPDIDRTTNRVALTLHAEPSRRAYVRRINVSGNNRTRDEVIRREFRQYEASWYDGDKIRLSRDRVDRLGFFTEVNVETQEVAGSPDQVDLVISVAEKPTGSLQLGAGFSSAEKVSLSFGIKQENVFGSGNYLGVDVNTSKYRRTMVLSTTDPYFTDTGISRTYDLYYRTDRPYYDDAAYKIVTSGGSVRFGVPFSEVDTVYFGGGVERSEIKPGTYLPQAYKDYADKYGYANTGIPLTLGWSRDNRDSALAPNSGMYQRLNTEWSVGGEARYVRANYQIQQYIPLNKKYTIALNGELGYGKGLNGRPFPLFKNFFSGGLGSVRGFEQGSLGPRDTKENLALGGSKKVTLNAEFMVPFPGAGNDRTLRLFTFLDVGNVYGADQNFDLGELRASTGLGISWISPLGPLRLAFAQPIRKQTGDRIQRLQFQIGTSF is encoded by the coding sequence ATGACTAAACGTATCAATCGCCTGGGCGTGCGCGCAGCGTCGACCCTGGCCGCCATGGTTTTGGCTGCCAATGCAGCCTGGGCGCTGGAGCCCTTCAGGGTACAGGACATCCGCATCGAAGGCCTGCAGCGCGTGGAGCCGGGCACGGTCTTCGCTTCCATCCCGCTGCGCGTGGGCGACCAGTATGACGACGACAAGGGGGCCGCCGCCATCCGCTCGCTGTTCGCCCTGGGCCTGTTCAAGGATATCCGCCTGGAGGCCAATGGCAATGTGCTCGTCGTCGTCGTCGAGGAGCGACCCACCATCGCCGAGGTGAACTTCGCCGGCACCAAGGAATTCGACAAGGAAACCCTGCAAAAGGCCATGCGTGACGTGGGTCTGGCCGAGGGTCGCCCCTTCGACAAGGCACTGGCCGACCGCGCCGAGCAGGAGCTCAAGCGCCAGTACATCAATCGCAGCCTCTACGGTGCCGAAGTCGTGACCACGGTCACGCCCATCGAGCGCAACCGCGTCAACCTGACCTTCACGGTGACCGAGGGGGAGCCCGCCCGCATCAACGAAATCCATATCGTCGGCAACAAGGCCTTCAGTGAGTCCACGCTCAAGGACCTGTTCGATCAGGACACCGGCAACTGGATGAGCTGGTACACCAAGTCGGACCGCTATGCGCGCAACAAGCTCAACGCCGACCTGGAAACGCTGCGCTCCTACTACCTGCAGCGGGGCTATCTGGAGTTCCGGGTGGACTCCACCCAGGTGGCCATCTCGCCCGACAAGCAGACCATCTCGCTGACCGTGAACATCCACGAAGGTGAGCGCTTCGTGGTCTCCGGCGTCAAGCTGGAGGGCAACTACCTGGACCGTGACGACGAATTCAAGTCCCTGGTCAAGATCAAGCCCGGCGAGCCCTACAACGCCGATCAGGTGACAGCGACGACCAAGGCTTTCACCGAGCATTTCGGCAACTTCGGCTTTGCGTTCGCGCGTGTCGAAGCCGTGCCGGACATCGATCGCACCACCAACCGCGTGGCGCTGACTCTGCATGCCGAGCCTTCGCGCCGGGCCTATGTGCGTCGCATCAACGTCAGTGGCAACAACCGCACGCGCGATGAAGTGATCCGTCGCGAGTTCCGCCAGTACGAGGCCTCCTGGTATGACGGTGACAAGATCCGCCTGTCGCGTGACCGTGTGGACCGCCTCGGCTTCTTCACCGAAGTCAATGTCGAGACCCAGGAAGTGGCCGGCTCTCCCGACCAGGTGGACCTGGTGATCTCCGTGGCCGAAAAGCCCACGGGGTCGCTGCAGCTGGGCGCGGGCTTCTCCAGCGCCGAGAAGGTCTCGCTGTCCTTCGGTATCAAGCAGGAGAACGTGTTCGGTTCGGGCAACTACCTGGGCGTGGACGTGAACACCAGCAAGTACCGCCGTACCATGGTGCTGTCGACCACCGATCCGTATTTCACGGACACGGGCATCTCGCGCACCTATGACCTGTACTACCGCACGGACCGTCCCTACTATGACGATGCGGCCTACAAGATCGTCACATCGGGCGGCAGCGTGCGCTTCGGCGTTCCGTTCAGCGAGGTCGATACCGTGTACTTCGGCGGCGGCGTGGAGCGCTCGGAGATCAAGCCCGGCACCTATCTGCCCCAGGCCTACAAGGACTATGCGGACAAGTACGGCTATGCCAACACCGGCATCCCGCTGACCCTGGGCTGGTCGCGTGACAATCGTGACAGCGCGCTGGCGCCCAACTCGGGCATGTACCAGCGCCTGAACACCGAATGGTCGGTGGGAGGGGAAGCGCGCTATGTGCGTGCCAACTACCAGATCCAGCAGTACATCCCGTTGAACAAGAAGTACACGATCGCACTGAACGGTGAGCTGGGCTATGGCAAGGGCCTCAACGGCCGCCCGTTCCCGTTGTTCAAGAACTTCTTCTCGGGCGGCCTCGGTTCGGTCCGAGGCTTCGAGCAGGGCTCGCTGGGGCCGCGTGATACCAAGGAAAATCTCGCCCTGGGCGGCTCCAAGAAGGTGACGCTGAACGCCGAGTTCATGGTCCCCTTCCCAGGTGCAGGCAATGACAGGACTTTGCGACTTTTTACATTCCTGGACGTGGGCAATGTCTACGGTGCCGACCAGAACTTCGATCTCGGTGAGCTGCGGGCTTCCACCGGCCTCGGCATCAGCTGGATTTCCCCGCTGGGCCCGCTGCGTCTGGCCTTTGCTCAACCCATCCGCAAGCAGACCGGGGATAGAATCCAGCGACTGCAATTCCAAATCGGAACCTCTTTCTAA